Proteins from a genomic interval of Clostridium sp. M62/1:
- a CDS encoding dihydrofolate reductase translates to MQLIAAVDKNWAIGRKGQMLVTIPADQKLFRQETIGKVVVMGRKTLAALPGGRPLDSRTNIVLTRDPSLSVKGATAVHSVEEALEKLSVYRDEDIFIIGGQSIYEQFLPYCGVAHITFIDYEYHADTYMVNLDKEGWRVTDVSDEQTYFDLCYEFRRYVRTDK, encoded by the coding sequence ATGCAGTTAATAGCAGCAGTCGATAAAAACTGGGCCATTGGAAGAAAGGGGCAGATGTTAGTGACCATTCCGGCCGATCAGAAACTGTTTCGGCAGGAAACCATCGGAAAGGTAGTGGTTATGGGGAGAAAGACTCTTGCGGCGCTCCCGGGAGGCAGGCCGTTAGACAGCAGGACAAATATTGTGCTCACAAGAGATCCGTCTCTCTCCGTAAAAGGAGCCACTGCAGTTCACAGCGTGGAGGAGGCTCTTGAAAAGCTGTCCGTGTACAGGGACGAGGATATCTTTATTATCGGGGGACAGAGTATCTATGAGCAGTTTCTGCCCTACTGCGGGGTGGCTCATATTACCTTTATTGATTATGAGTATCACGCGGATACCTATATGGTGAACCTGGACAAAGAGGGCTGGCGCGTAACGGATGTAAGCGATGAGCAGACCTACTTTGACCTGTGCTATGAATTCCGCAGGTATGTGAGAACAGATAAATAG
- a CDS encoding MBL fold metallo-hydrolase: MKIIDVTGVGEGAVFLLRGKANILFEAGMAYAADAMIKKIREELDGQELDAVLLSHSHYDHVAGLPAVRREWPGVKVYASERAKEILVKPGALETIRRLSREAAEASGLSWDSEYDDRDLKVDIALKDGETADIRGDQVYAFETIGHTKCSLSYVVNKEVMLCSETVGVMNRKKEYMPSFLVDYRGVEESIRRSEKIPVREIILNHYGLVDEEDMPGIWDFLLETARESRDTMIRIMNETDTDEEALQEMERVFHGKVDKKEQPDEAFFINAASMMRTLRRQYPELLK; the protein is encoded by the coding sequence ATGAAAATTATAGATGTGACAGGCGTTGGAGAAGGAGCGGTTTTCCTCCTGAGGGGGAAAGCCAATATTCTTTTTGAGGCGGGGATGGCCTACGCCGCTGACGCCATGATAAAGAAAATCAGGGAGGAGCTTGACGGGCAGGAGCTGGACGCAGTGCTCCTGTCCCACTCCCATTACGATCATGTGGCAGGGCTTCCCGCTGTCCGCAGAGAGTGGCCGGGGGTGAAGGTGTATGCGTCAGAGCGGGCAAAGGAAATTCTTGTAAAGCCGGGCGCTCTGGAAACCATCCGCAGGCTCAGCAGAGAGGCAGCAGAGGCCTCGGGGCTTTCCTGGGACAGTGAGTATGACGACAGGGATCTTAAGGTGGACATTGCCTTAAAGGACGGGGAAACGGCAGATATCAGAGGGGATCAGGTGTATGCCTTTGAAACGATCGGACATACGAAATGTTCCCTGTCCTATGTGGTGAACAAAGAGGTGATGCTCTGCAGCGAAACAGTGGGAGTCATGAACCGGAAAAAGGAATACATGCCCAGCTTTCTCGTGGACTACAGGGGAGTGGAAGAGTCCATCCGCCGCTCTGAGAAGATACCGGTCAGGGAGATTATCCTGAACCATTACGGTCTGGTGGATGAGGAAGATATGCCGGGTATCTGGGACTTTTTGTTAGAGACTGCCAGGGAGAGCCGTGATACGATGATCCGGATTATGAACGAGACAGATACGGATGAGGAAGCCCTGCAGGAGATGGAGAGGGTATTCCACGGCAAGGTAGATAAAAAAGAACAGCCTGACGAAGCGTTTTTTATCAACGCGGCCAGCATGATGAGAACGCTGAGGCGGCAGTACCCGGAGCTCCTGAAATAA
- a CDS encoding response regulator transcription factor has translation MDQTGRKKILIADDEQDLREILKMILSAEGYEVVEAENGLQAAELADESIDMYILDVNMPEETGFEAAKKIRARFQAPLLFLTAYSGEADKVNGFLIGADDYIVKPFSNMEMIMRVRAVFRRAEQGTPPAAAREETAEKKGMIPIGDLLLDTESQSLIKNQAVISLTYTEYRILELMAKHRKKIYSLDNIYQSVWGEDAVGDGAIMVHIKNIRKKMGDNSRNPKYIKTAWGRGYYID, from the coding sequence ATGGATCAGACAGGACGAAAGAAAATTCTGATAGCAGATGACGAGCAGGATCTCAGAGAAATCCTGAAAATGATTTTAAGCGCCGAAGGGTACGAAGTAGTTGAAGCAGAAAACGGGCTGCAGGCTGCCGAATTGGCGGACGAGTCCATTGATATGTATATTTTAGATGTCAATATGCCGGAGGAAACAGGCTTTGAGGCTGCCAAAAAAATCCGGGCCCGCTTTCAGGCGCCGCTTCTGTTTCTCACAGCCTACTCAGGAGAAGCAGACAAGGTAAACGGCTTTTTAATCGGAGCAGATGACTACATCGTAAAGCCCTTTTCCAATATGGAGATGATCATGCGGGTTCGCGCTGTGTTCCGCAGAGCGGAGCAGGGAACTCCTCCCGCCGCAGCCAGGGAGGAGACAGCTGAAAAAAAGGGGATGATCCCCATCGGCGATTTGCTTCTGGATACAGAAAGTCAGTCCCTTATAAAGAACCAGGCTGTAATCAGCCTGACCTATACGGAATACCGAATCCTGGAGCTTATGGCAAAGCACAGAAAAAAAATCTACTCCCTGGACAATATTTACCAGAGTGTATGGGGGGAAGACGCTGTTGGGGACGGTGCAATTATGGTACACATAAAGAATATCCGAAAAAAAATGGGCGACAATTCACGAAATCCGAAATATATAAAAACAGCCTGGGGAAGGGGATATTACATTGACTGA
- a CDS encoding sensor histidine kinase, with translation MTEHRVRRRQLAWELILYFCISMICSAVFYLFLYGGAASIAQNYLHYRGWVPAREWLSAGRLWLKSLCAMGAVLFFLWIFFILLSKKVSYLLTIIKGIEKMDAREMDFSIPEEGNDELAELAACINRLACSQRELRFREQSLRDERERFIRSMSHDIRNPLAAILARSEYMRERETWSEEEIRAYIDSVCSRAGQIRELTDRLLNTNVRKLTHIENGRFLMEQMASEWEASLEEHFLCQLSLDACRNFEWTVDPGELQRIFDNLMTNIERYGNENCPVSLEIKTGADSLCITQENVISKNAVPETESRGLGIAAIRQIAELYQGSITINRTPELFHIEIVLKGLVIL, from the coding sequence TTGACTGAACACCGTGTACGCAGGAGGCAGCTCGCCTGGGAGCTGATCCTTTATTTCTGTATCAGCATGATCTGCTCTGCTGTTTTTTATCTGTTTCTATACGGAGGAGCCGCTTCCATCGCACAAAATTACCTGCACTACAGAGGGTGGGTTCCGGCCAGAGAATGGCTTTCGGCCGGGAGGCTGTGGCTGAAGAGTTTGTGTGCCATGGGAGCTGTCCTGTTTTTTCTCTGGATTTTCTTTATTCTGCTCTCTAAAAAAGTGTCCTACCTTCTGACCATCATAAAAGGAATCGAAAAAATGGATGCCAGAGAGATGGACTTTTCCATTCCTGAGGAGGGAAATGATGAGCTGGCAGAGCTCGCCGCATGCATCAACAGGCTTGCATGTTCTCAGAGGGAGCTTCGCTTCCGGGAGCAGTCCCTTCGTGACGAAAGGGAGCGCTTCATCCGCTCCATGTCCCATGATATCCGCAACCCACTGGCTGCAATCCTCGCCCGCTCCGAGTATATGAGAGAGCGTGAAACATGGAGTGAGGAGGAAATCAGGGCTTACATTGACAGTGTCTGCAGCCGGGCCGGCCAGATCAGAGAATTGACCGATCGCCTGCTAAACACAAATGTCAGAAAACTGACACATATTGAAAACGGGAGATTCCTGATGGAACAGATGGCCAGCGAATGGGAAGCGTCTCTGGAGGAACACTTTCTATGCCAGCTCTCTCTCGATGCCTGCAGAAATTTTGAGTGGACCGTGGATCCAGGAGAACTTCAGAGAATTTTCGACAATCTGATGACAAATATTGAACGGTACGGAAACGAAAACTGTCCTGTGAGTCTGGAAATCAAAACCGGAGCCGATTCCCTCTGTATCACACAGGAAAACGTTATTTCTAAAAATGCCGTTCCGGAAACGGAAAGCCGCGGACTGGGAATTGCTGCAATCCGCCAGATTGCGGAGCTTTACCAGGGCAGTATCACCATTAATCGGACGCCGGAACTCTTTCATATTGAAATTGTTTTAAAAGGACTTGTTATTCTTTAG